A stretch of the Candidatus Polarisedimenticolia bacterium genome encodes the following:
- a CDS encoding carboxypeptidase regulatory-like domain-containing protein — MPFISTRWIAAASLRSIHPERSSTPRSGPLRCLAALLVLALTWLPCVPALAQEAAGGAIRGTVLDREVEAPLAGVRVVILGSVLETRTGEDGTFLFSRLPAGSYSLAFTKEGYERQVLSGIVVVAGKMADVRASLGIEVVEMEELVVTGGDLALGEEGGLLDIRAEAVAFQDAISADLISKAGASDVAGALKLVVGASITEGKYATVRGLSDRYTGTTLNGVRVPSADPRRRAVQVDLFPTGTLENLSVTKTFTPDLQGEFTGGGVDI, encoded by the coding sequence TTGCCCTTCATCTCGACACGCTGGATCGCGGCCGCCTCACTCCGATCCATCCATCCTGAACGTTCCTCGACGCCGCGAAGCGGGCCGCTTCGGTGCCTGGCGGCGCTGCTGGTGCTCGCCCTGACGTGGCTGCCCTGCGTCCCGGCCCTGGCGCAGGAAGCGGCCGGCGGCGCCATTCGCGGAACCGTCCTCGACCGCGAGGTGGAGGCCCCGCTGGCGGGCGTCCGGGTCGTGATCCTCGGGAGCGTCCTGGAGACCCGCACCGGGGAGGACGGCACCTTCCTCTTCTCGCGCCTTCCCGCCGGCAGCTATTCGCTCGCCTTTACGAAGGAAGGGTACGAGCGCCAGGTGCTCAGCGGCATCGTCGTGGTGGCCGGCAAGATGGCCGACGTGCGCGCCTCGCTCGGAATCGAGGTGGTGGAGATGGAGGAGCTGGTGGTGACCGGGGGCGATCTGGCGCTGGGAGAGGAAGGCGGGCTGCTCGATATCCGCGCCGAGGCGGTGGCCTTCCAGGATGCGATCTCGGCCGACCTCATCAGCAAGGCAGGAGCTTCGGATGTCGCGGGAGCGCTGAAGCTGGTGGTCGGGGCGAGCATCACCGAAGGGAAGTACGCGACGGTGCGAGGGCTGAGCGACCGCTACACCGGCACCACCTTGAACGGCGTGCGTGTTCCCAGCGCCGATCCGCGCCGCCGGGCGGTCCAGGTGGACCTGTTTCCGACGGGCACCCTCGAGAACCTGAGCGTGACCAAGACCTTCACTCCCGACCTGCAGGGGGAGTTCACCGGCGGCGGCGTCGACATCC